The following proteins come from a genomic window of Maribacter sp. HTCC2170:
- a CDS encoding SDR family oxidoreductase gives MNISLKGKKALIGGSSKGIGKAIAEQLAKSGASVILMARNEEKLKTIISNLPTSEDQKHSYLLVDFNDLEAYKKTISSFFDTNHVDILINNTQGPKAGGAMDIKVHDYQEAFDLLFKSIVFTTQLALQQMTQNQWGRIINVASISVKEPLSYLALSNSIRAALVTWAKTLATDVAQHNITVNSVLTGYFDTERINDLNTIKAKQLEISVDEVRKSMEKQVPMKRIGDPKEYGYLATFLASEQASYITGTQIPIDGGLLKSL, from the coding sequence TAGGCAAAGCCATTGCCGAGCAATTGGCAAAAAGTGGTGCCAGTGTTATTCTAATGGCGAGAAACGAAGAAAAGCTTAAAACGATTATCTCAAACTTGCCAACCTCGGAGGATCAAAAACATAGTTATCTATTGGTTGATTTCAATGACCTTGAAGCCTATAAAAAAACGATTTCTAGTTTTTTTGATACTAATCACGTTGATATTTTAATCAATAATACCCAAGGTCCCAAAGCTGGAGGAGCAATGGATATAAAAGTTCACGACTATCAAGAAGCGTTCGATCTTTTATTCAAAAGTATTGTATTTACCACGCAACTAGCACTTCAACAAATGACTCAGAATCAATGGGGAAGAATCATTAATGTTGCCTCTATTTCAGTAAAAGAACCTTTGTCTTACTTAGCTTTGTCTAATTCTATAAGGGCCGCCTTGGTTACATGGGCAAAAACTTTGGCCACAGATGTTGCTCAACACAATATTACGGTCAATAGCGTATTAACTGGTTATTTCGATACAGAACGAATCAATGACCTAAACACCATTAAAGCCAAACAATTGGAGATTTCGGTAGATGAGGTAAGAAAATCAATGGAAAAACAGGTTCCAATGAAGCGAATCGGTGACCCTAAGGAGTATGGTTATTTGGCAACTTTTTTGGCCTCTGAACAGGCTTCCTATATTACTGGAACCCAAATACCGATAGATGGTGGATTGCTAAAATCATTGTAA
- a CDS encoding alpha-2-macroglobulin family protein, producing MKHLTLILTIILFSNMAHSQKNNDSYDALWKNVEKLEKEALTKSALEAVGKISVKAKKENNSVQIVKSLLYTSKYALTLEENAQLNIISDFKDEIAKAEVPTKNVLESYLANLYWQYFQQNRYKFYNRTKTEAKVDSVDFRTWDLTTLFEETNLHFQNSLSNPKKLQEIKVDDIRVVLQRQKGSKLYRPTLYDLLAHTALDFYKTSENNITRPANKFEISDPDLICEYGDFIEQKIDLSDTTSLQAKALELFHKLTDFHIKNNNIEALVEVDIERLKFVHLNAVFNNKDMLFTEVLKNSEQAASKNKTYALYHYEIASLKNQLGMGFNPKTNTENQWYQKEALELCSAIIKEYPKSKAAQKSKDLTSNILEKSLQLRAEQFIPINKPSRLLVNYKNHSNLILTAYHLVKEDLQKLDRLYPESKKLAFINKLKVAKTWEANLKNESDYQNHSTEVLLPELENGQYIILATPKAKSNSFAYTNIQITNLALVETNSRTHHIFQVIDRNNGAPKKNAKLKISFKEDYDRDFLSKSFTTDANGLVKIPLSNKRWTSVTTTITAKDDTAYFGAYYINKKRNNRILHKITYNPFLFTDRSIYRPGQSLYFKGIVVKTENENTSVQAGTKVRVELRDANYQEVKQQELTTNEFGSFTGEFILPNNGITGNYSLSVSSKEINLNGTVDFSVEEYKRPKFETSFDPITETFKVNDSILVDGKATAYAGSAITDAKVTYRVKRIVNYPRWFFWYRPYFNETPQEIAHGETLTDGSGKYEIKFKAIPDNSTKRENLPIFNYEVTADVTDLNGETHSTTTTVRVGYHALTANISVNGSLEKNKKDNKVTINTQNLNGQFVPAKGTVKIYKSVAPQNVLRKRPWEAPDYEGFTKTEFKKLFPHDAFKNEHNSSKWQKGQMVLKKSFDTASSTEIILENIKKWTSGKYIIELESKDKFGQPVKDMAPMTLYSEKDKTLADNQLFDIKTNKNSYNTGDKVELTLLSSAENLNVTLSIEKDRKIIDTQVVHLNNNSKNLTIPVTIDDLGGFAVNYTFSAYNSFRSNSLPIAVPYPYTDLEIETLTFRDKLKPGADETWNFKIKGTKGDKVAAELLASMYDASLDTFRGHYWNFYPIQRQTYYSNFYSNASQSFGNTSFRVHIDYTYLSIYKPQYFDSFDWFGLHFGYGYGLYKERRMMKSAAPMAMEVMEDSANLDEVVITETDMEGNVAGVNVLEKAKEESQKEEDLGDVQIRKNLQETAFFFPQLQTDKEGNVSFSFTTPEALTKWKLQLLAHTKTLQSAMTTLETVTQKELMVTPNAPRFLREGDKIVISTKIANLTDKSLSGIAQLELTNVVTGKIISQNLLIADTKDPKDGMASSGRQSFQVDSLGNTQVSWQLKVPADIQAVQYKVIAKAGDFSDGEQNVLPVLTNRMLVTETLPMWVRSNQTKTFVLDKLKDNTSTTLKHHKLTLEITSNPVWYAVQALPYLMEYPHDCNEQIFSRYYANTLASHIANSNPRIQEVFNQWANSDALLSNLEKNQELKSLLIQETPWLRDAQSETEQKKRIALLFNLNKMKNEQANALNKLNQNQMSSGAWAWFKGGRANRFITQHIVTGVGHLNKLNVESANHKGHNEMIIKAIAYLDKEFVEEYNHMKKHATNLNDDHLSYTQMHYLYMRSFFQEIKKSKKVNEITAYYEGQTKKYWTKRSLYAKGVLALVLHRAKDEKTSKKILRSLKENSIVSEEMGMYWKANTNSWFWHQAPIETQALMIEAFAEIENDNTTIDNLKIWLLKNKQTNQWKTTKATTEAIYALLLQGNDWLSVTDAVDVLVGGEKIEPSKLEDVKVEAGTGYYKTSWSKKEIEPQQAEVQLTKKGNGIAWGAMYWQYFEDLDKITSAETPLKLKKKLFLKQYTDTGEEIKEINDETKLKVGDLIRIRIELRADRPMEFVHMKDMRASGLEPVNVLSRYKWQDGLGYYESTKDASTNFFFDYLPKGVFVFEYDLRVNNAGDFSNGITTIQSMYAPEFSSHSEGIRIEIE from the coding sequence ATGAAACACTTAACACTCATACTCACTATAATTCTATTTTCCAATATGGCACATTCCCAAAAAAACAACGATTCTTATGATGCTCTATGGAAAAATGTTGAAAAATTAGAGAAAGAGGCGTTGACCAAATCGGCCTTGGAGGCTGTTGGGAAAATCTCAGTAAAAGCAAAAAAGGAGAATAATTCTGTTCAAATAGTCAAGTCTCTCTTATATACATCAAAATATGCCTTGACTTTAGAGGAAAATGCCCAACTGAATATCATAAGCGATTTTAAGGATGAAATAGCCAAAGCCGAAGTACCCACCAAAAATGTATTGGAGAGTTATTTGGCCAATCTTTATTGGCAATATTTTCAACAAAACAGATACAAATTTTACAATCGCACTAAAACCGAGGCAAAGGTTGACAGTGTTGATTTTAGAACCTGGGACTTAACTACGCTTTTTGAGGAAACAAATCTTCATTTTCAAAACTCATTGTCCAACCCAAAAAAGCTACAGGAAATAAAGGTTGATGATATTAGGGTGGTATTGCAACGTCAAAAGGGTTCTAAATTGTACAGACCCACACTTTATGATTTATTGGCACATACAGCATTGGACTTTTATAAGACCAGTGAAAACAACATTACACGCCCTGCTAATAAATTTGAAATATCGGACCCTGATTTAATATGTGAATACGGCGATTTTATTGAACAGAAAATTGATTTATCTGACACTACATCTTTACAGGCAAAAGCACTCGAACTATTTCATAAGCTTACAGATTTCCATATAAAAAATAACAACATTGAAGCCTTGGTGGAAGTTGATATTGAGAGGTTGAAGTTTGTACACCTAAATGCTGTTTTCAACAACAAGGATATGCTCTTCACAGAAGTCCTTAAAAATTCAGAACAGGCTGCATCAAAAAATAAAACATACGCCCTTTACCATTATGAAATTGCTTCTCTCAAGAATCAATTGGGAATGGGATTTAATCCAAAGACCAACACCGAAAATCAATGGTATCAAAAAGAAGCACTTGAACTTTGTTCAGCAATTATAAAGGAGTATCCTAAAAGTAAAGCAGCTCAAAAATCAAAAGATCTTACTTCAAATATTCTTGAAAAGTCTTTACAGCTAAGGGCTGAACAGTTTATTCCAATCAACAAACCTTCCCGTCTACTGGTCAATTATAAAAACCATAGTAACTTGATTTTGACCGCTTACCACCTTGTAAAAGAAGATCTACAAAAATTAGACAGGCTTTATCCCGAATCCAAAAAGCTGGCATTTATCAACAAACTAAAAGTGGCTAAAACTTGGGAGGCCAATCTAAAAAATGAGAGCGATTATCAAAATCATAGTACCGAAGTACTGCTTCCAGAATTGGAAAATGGACAATATATTATTCTTGCTACTCCCAAAGCAAAAAGTAACTCGTTTGCCTACACCAACATTCAGATAACCAATTTGGCATTGGTCGAGACCAATTCGCGAACCCACCATATTTTCCAGGTGATTGACAGAAACAATGGTGCGCCTAAAAAAAATGCGAAATTAAAAATTTCGTTCAAAGAAGATTATGATCGGGATTTCTTAAGTAAATCCTTTACAACCGATGCGAACGGTTTGGTAAAAATCCCGCTATCCAATAAAAGATGGACAAGTGTCACTACCACCATTACGGCAAAAGATGATACCGCTTATTTTGGCGCCTATTACATAAACAAAAAAAGAAATAACAGAATTCTTCATAAGATAACCTACAATCCCTTTTTGTTTACAGACCGAAGTATTTATAGGCCCGGTCAATCCTTATACTTTAAAGGCATAGTGGTCAAAACTGAAAATGAAAACACCTCAGTACAAGCAGGAACAAAAGTAAGGGTTGAACTAAGGGACGCAAACTATCAAGAGGTTAAGCAACAGGAATTAACCACCAATGAATTTGGTTCGTTCACAGGAGAATTCATTCTACCAAACAATGGGATAACAGGTAATTATTCCCTAAGCGTCAGTTCAAAAGAAATTAATCTCAATGGAACCGTTGATTTTTCAGTTGAGGAATACAAACGACCAAAATTTGAGACCTCATTCGACCCAATAACCGAAACGTTTAAGGTCAATGATTCGATTCTTGTCGATGGAAAAGCTACGGCCTATGCTGGCAGCGCCATTACAGATGCAAAAGTTACGTATAGGGTTAAGCGAATAGTAAACTACCCAAGATGGTTTTTTTGGTATCGTCCCTATTTCAATGAAACGCCACAGGAGATTGCCCATGGGGAAACTTTAACCGATGGTTCAGGCAAATATGAGATTAAATTCAAGGCAATTCCTGATAATTCAACCAAAAGGGAAAATCTCCCTATTTTCAATTATGAAGTAACCGCTGATGTTACCGATTTAAATGGGGAAACCCATAGCACAACTACAACCGTTAGAGTTGGTTACCATGCCTTGACGGCAAATATTTCTGTAAATGGTTCTTTGGAAAAAAACAAAAAAGACAACAAGGTTACCATTAATACCCAAAACCTAAACGGCCAATTTGTTCCTGCCAAAGGAACGGTTAAAATTTATAAATCCGTAGCTCCTCAGAACGTATTGAGAAAACGACCTTGGGAAGCACCAGATTACGAGGGGTTCACCAAAACTGAGTTTAAAAAACTATTTCCTCATGACGCCTTTAAGAATGAACACAATTCTTCCAAATGGCAAAAGGGGCAAATGGTTTTGAAAAAATCTTTTGATACTGCCTCCTCAACGGAAATAATACTTGAAAACATTAAAAAGTGGACTTCAGGTAAATACATCATTGAACTTGAATCGAAAGATAAATTTGGTCAACCAGTGAAAGATATGGCACCTATGACCTTGTATAGTGAAAAGGACAAAACTTTGGCGGACAATCAATTATTCGATATCAAAACCAATAAGAACAGCTACAATACAGGTGATAAAGTTGAACTAACTTTACTTTCCAGTGCTGAAAATTTAAATGTCACCTTAAGCATCGAGAAAGACCGTAAAATCATTGACACACAAGTAGTTCACTTGAACAATAATTCAAAGAACCTCACAATTCCTGTTACTATTGATGATTTGGGTGGCTTCGCAGTCAACTATACTTTTTCTGCATATAATTCATTTAGATCCAACTCATTACCAATTGCAGTTCCCTATCCATATACCGACTTGGAAATAGAGACACTCACTTTTAGGGATAAATTAAAGCCGGGAGCTGACGAAACTTGGAACTTCAAAATAAAAGGTACCAAGGGAGATAAGGTTGCCGCTGAGCTTTTGGCGAGCATGTATGACGCTTCTTTAGATACATTCAGAGGTCATTATTGGAATTTTTATCCAATACAAAGACAAACGTACTACTCTAATTTCTATAGTAACGCCAGCCAAAGTTTTGGTAATACTTCTTTTAGAGTACATATTGATTATACCTACCTAAGCATTTATAAACCGCAGTATTTTGATTCGTTTGATTGGTTTGGATTGCATTTTGGATATGGCTATGGACTCTATAAAGAAAGAAGAATGATGAAAAGTGCTGCACCAATGGCTATGGAGGTAATGGAAGACAGTGCCAACTTAGATGAAGTAGTGATTACCGAAACCGATATGGAAGGCAATGTGGCCGGAGTCAATGTCCTTGAAAAAGCAAAAGAAGAAAGTCAAAAAGAGGAAGATTTAGGCGATGTACAAATACGAAAAAACTTGCAGGAAACAGCCTTTTTCTTTCCACAACTGCAAACTGATAAAGAAGGTAATGTATCTTTCAGTTTTACAACACCAGAAGCATTGACCAAATGGAAATTACAGCTTTTGGCGCATACCAAAACATTGCAAAGTGCAATGACCACTTTGGAAACCGTTACCCAAAAAGAATTGATGGTCACACCAAATGCTCCACGTTTTTTAAGGGAAGGTGATAAAATCGTTATCAGCACCAAAATTGCAAACTTAACTGATAAATCCCTTTCAGGGATTGCTCAGTTGGAGTTGACCAATGTCGTAACTGGCAAAATCATTTCACAAAATCTTTTGATTGCTGACACCAAAGACCCAAAAGATGGAATGGCTTCATCCGGACGGCAGTCATTCCAAGTAGATTCACTTGGCAATACACAGGTATCATGGCAATTGAAAGTACCAGCTGATATTCAGGCTGTACAATACAAGGTAATTGCTAAAGCGGGTGATTTTAGTGATGGTGAACAAAACGTTCTACCCGTTTTAACAAATCGAATGTTGGTGACCGAAACATTGCCCATGTGGGTTCGCAGCAACCAAACCAAAACTTTTGTTTTGGATAAATTGAAAGACAACACTTCAACAACTTTGAAGCACCATAAACTTACCTTGGAAATCACCTCCAATCCTGTATGGTATGCTGTTCAAGCGTTGCCCTATCTAATGGAGTATCCCCATGATTGCAATGAACAGATATTCTCAAGATATTATGCAAACACTTTGGCGAGTCATATTGCAAACAGTAATCCGAGAATTCAGGAAGTATTTAACCAATGGGCAAATTCAGACGCCCTATTGAGCAATCTGGAAAAGAATCAAGAACTAAAATCACTTCTTATACAGGAAACACCTTGGTTACGGGATGCACAATCTGAAACCGAACAGAAAAAACGCATTGCTTTATTATTCAACCTGAATAAAATGAAGAATGAGCAGGCCAACGCACTGAACAAATTGAACCAGAACCAAATGTCTTCTGGGGCTTGGGCTTGGTTTAAAGGGGGACGTGCCAACCGCTTTATAACTCAACATATTGTTACCGGAGTTGGGCACTTGAATAAGCTTAATGTAGAATCGGCTAATCACAAAGGTCACAACGAAATGATTATCAAGGCAATAGCCTATTTGGATAAGGAATTTGTTGAGGAATACAATCACATGAAAAAACATGCAACAAACCTTAATGATGATCATTTAAGCTATACACAGATGCATTATCTGTATATGCGTAGTTTCTTTCAGGAAATCAAAAAGTCTAAAAAAGTCAATGAAATTACAGCATATTATGAGGGACAGACTAAAAAGTACTGGACCAAGAGAAGTTTATATGCCAAGGGAGTACTTGCCCTGGTATTACACAGAGCTAAAGATGAAAAAACCTCAAAAAAGATACTTCGCTCACTCAAAGAAAATAGTATTGTTTCAGAGGAAATGGGCATGTACTGGAAAGCAAATACAAACTCCTGGTTTTGGCACCAGGCACCCATCGAAACACAGGCATTGATGATTGAGGCGTTCGCTGAAATCGAAAATGATAATACGACAATAGACAACCTCAAAATATGGCTGTTAAAGAACAAACAGACCAATCAGTGGAAAACTACTAAAGCCACCACAGAGGCAATCTATGCTTTGCTCTTACAAGGCAATGATTGGCTTTCAGTCACTGATGCTGTCGATGTCTTGGTTGGTGGAGAAAAGATTGAACCGTCCAAATTAGAAGATGTAAAGGTTGAAGCCGGAACGGGCTATTATAAAACTTCTTGGAGCAAAAAAGAAATCGAACCTCAACAAGCCGAAGTGCAGTTAACCAAAAAAGGAAACGGAATCGCCTGGGGAGCAATGTATTGGCAATATTTTGAGGATCTGGACAAAATAACTTCTGCCGAAACACCTCTGAAACTAAAGAAAAAGTTGTTCTTAAAACAGTACACAGACACAGGGGAAGAAATCAAGGAAATCAATGATGAAACAAAACTTAAGGTTGGTGATTTGATTCGTATTCGTATAGAGTTAAGAGCAGATAGACCTATGGAGTTTGTTCATATGAAAGATATGCGTGCTTCTGGGCTTGAACCAGTCAATGTACTTTCAAGGTACAAATGGCAAGACGGACTTGGTTATTATGAAAGCACTAAAGACGCCAGCACCAATTTCTTTTTTGACTATTTACCCAAAGGTGTATTTGTTTTTGAATACGACTTACGCGTGAATAATGCTGGTGATTTTAGTAATGGTATTACCACAATTCAAAGTATGTACGCTCCTGAATTTAGTAGCCATAGTGAGGGAATCAGAATAGAAATCGAATAA
- a CDS encoding DoxX family membrane protein encodes MNAKVFMVLRILLGLFVLVFGLDKFFHFVPMDHSGMSEAAMGYMGGLANAKTTILVGAVEVLAGLALLFNKYGALMAIILMSVSINAFLFHATLDPSNIMGAAILIILNIVVLFGYKDKYKSLLNG; translated from the coding sequence ATGAATGCAAAAGTTTTTATGGTGCTGAGAATACTTCTTGGCCTTTTCGTACTGGTTTTTGGGCTTGATAAGTTTTTCCACTTTGTTCCTATGGATCACAGTGGCATGAGCGAAGCTGCAATGGGCTATATGGGTGGCCTAGCAAATGCCAAAACAACAATTTTAGTAGGCGCAGTAGAGGTTTTGGCCGGCTTGGCTTTACTGTTTAACAAATATGGTGCTTTAATGGCTATAATCTTAATGAGTGTATCTATTAACGCGTTTTTATTTCACGCAACTCTAGACCCTTCCAATATTATGGGTGCTGCAATACTAATAATACTGAACATTGTAGTATTATTCGGTTATAAAGACAAATACAAAAGTCTACTTAACGGATAA
- a CDS encoding DUF4136 domain-containing protein has translation MKSIGYIIIALLFMSCHVVRVQTDYEKKTDFSNYSTYNYYDDLETGLSVLDEKRLIKVLDAAMQVHGLLLSEEPDFLINIQSGVFQTARNNTVGLGVGGSGRNVGGGVSVGIPIGASKVQREIQFDFVDSQKEMLFWQAISNSSFNENSTPVERERKLQEIVEKVLSKYPPKSRK, from the coding sequence ATGAAAAGCATAGGTTACATAATTATAGCGCTATTATTCATGTCCTGCCACGTAGTTCGGGTACAAACTGATTATGAAAAGAAGACCGATTTTTCAAACTATTCCACATACAATTACTACGATGACCTAGAAACTGGCCTAAGTGTACTAGATGAAAAAAGATTGATTAAGGTGTTGGATGCTGCAATGCAGGTTCATGGTCTGCTACTCTCCGAAGAACCTGATTTTTTGATTAATATACAAAGCGGAGTTTTTCAAACAGCTAGAAACAATACTGTAGGGCTCGGAGTAGGAGGTTCTGGAAGAAATGTTGGGGGAGGTGTTTCGGTAGGAATACCAATTGGTGCTTCAAAAGTTCAACGAGAAATCCAATTTGATTTTGTTGATAGTCAAAAAGAAATGTTATTTTGGCAAGCTATAAGTAATAGCAGTTTTAATGAAAACAGTACTCCTGTAGAGCGAGAAAGAAAATTGCAGGAAATTGTTGAAAAGGTATTGTCGAAGTATCCTCCTAAATCTAGAAAATAA
- the obgE gene encoding GTPase ObgE, translated as MTEGNFVDYVKIHASSGNGGKGSVHLHREKYITKGGPDGGDGGRGGHVIVRGNKNLWTLVSYKFKRHFKAGHGGHGSKNRSSGADGEDVYMDVPLGTVFKDSETNEVLFEITEVGEEIILVEGGMGGRGNWHFKTSTNQTPRYAQPGVEGKEIDVVLELKVLADVGLVGFPNAGKSTLLSVITSAKPKIADYEFTTLKPNLGIVQHRDFQSFVMADIPGIIEGAAEGKGLGHYFLRHIERNASLLFLIPADSNDISKEYEILLDELRRYNPELLDKERLVAISKSDMLDEELMDEMRIELDKDLKDVPYMFISSVSQYGIQELKDKLWAQLND; from the coding sequence ATGACCGAAGGCAACTTTGTAGATTATGTGAAAATTCATGCCAGCTCTGGAAATGGAGGTAAAGGGTCTGTTCATTTACATAGAGAAAAGTACATAACCAAAGGTGGGCCAGATGGTGGTGATGGTGGTCGTGGAGGCCACGTAATTGTTCGTGGGAATAAAAACTTATGGACTTTGGTTAGCTACAAGTTCAAAAGACATTTTAAAGCTGGGCATGGTGGACATGGTAGTAAGAACAGAAGTTCAGGAGCCGATGGTGAGGATGTTTATATGGATGTTCCTTTAGGAACCGTTTTTAAAGATTCTGAAACCAACGAAGTTCTTTTTGAGATTACAGAAGTGGGTGAGGAAATTATTTTGGTTGAAGGAGGAATGGGAGGCCGAGGAAATTGGCATTTTAAAACCTCTACAAACCAAACACCTAGATATGCCCAACCTGGTGTTGAGGGAAAAGAGATAGATGTTGTCCTTGAACTTAAGGTATTGGCCGATGTGGGTCTTGTTGGCTTCCCCAATGCTGGTAAATCAACATTATTGTCAGTGATTACTTCAGCAAAACCTAAAATTGCCGACTACGAATTCACTACTCTAAAGCCTAATTTGGGAATTGTTCAACATCGTGATTTTCAAAGTTTTGTGATGGCCGATATTCCTGGAATCATTGAAGGGGCGGCAGAGGGCAAAGGCTTGGGACACTATTTCTTAAGGCATATAGAACGCAACGCAAGCCTGTTGTTTTTGATTCCTGCCGATAGTAACGACATCAGTAAGGAATATGAAATTCTATTGGATGAACTTCGTAGATACAATCCAGAACTTTTGGACAAGGAGCGATTGGTGGCCATTTCAAAAAGTGATATGCTCGATGAAGAGTTGATGGATGAAATGAGAATTGAATTGGACAAAGACCTTAAGGATGTACCTTATATGTTTATTTCCTCAGTTTCGCAGTATGGTATCCAAGAATTAAAGGACAAACTCTGGGCGCAGTTGAACGATTAA
- a CDS encoding adenylate kinase, protein MIKLHDKYFKPFISEEQILAAVKSIAAKIAADYKDEIPVFVGVLNGSFMFVADFLKEYEHPCEVSFVKLSSYQGLTSTGIVETLLDPPDNIEGRSVIILEDIIDSGRTLKELIHLFNNTNVKEYKIASLFYKSEVYNGEYTIDYVGIDIPDKFIVGYGLDYNELGRNLREVYQLNQKHMINLVLFGKPGAGKGTQAEFLKDKYNLKHISTGDVFRYNIKNGTELGVLAKSYMDQGDLVPDEVTIKMLQDEVEKNPDASGFIFDGFPRTVAQAEALDRFLVSKEMKIDATLALDADDEVLIQRLLERGKVSGRSDDQDESKIRNRFEEYNQKTAPLQVYYEAQGKYHAVNGIGAIEDITRRLGKVIEEL, encoded by the coding sequence TTGATAAAACTTCACGATAAATATTTTAAGCCGTTCATAAGCGAGGAACAGATTCTTGCCGCAGTCAAATCGATTGCAGCGAAAATTGCAGCCGATTATAAGGACGAGATTCCCGTATTTGTTGGAGTTTTGAATGGCTCTTTTATGTTCGTTGCTGATTTTCTGAAAGAATATGAACACCCATGTGAGGTTTCATTTGTAAAACTTAGTTCGTACCAAGGGCTTACTTCCACAGGAATTGTTGAGACCTTGTTAGATCCGCCTGATAATATAGAAGGTAGGAGTGTTATTATTTTAGAAGATATTATTGATTCTGGGCGTACCCTAAAAGAATTGATACATCTTTTCAACAATACCAATGTTAAAGAGTACAAAATCGCGAGCTTATTTTATAAATCTGAGGTTTACAACGGCGAGTATACAATAGATTATGTGGGCATTGATATACCTGATAAGTTTATTGTCGGATATGGACTTGATTACAATGAATTGGGCCGCAACCTAAGAGAAGTTTACCAATTAAACCAAAAACATATGATTAATCTAGTTCTTTTCGGCAAACCAGGTGCTGGAAAAGGTACACAGGCAGAATTTTTAAAGGACAAATACAACTTAAAACACATTTCTACCGGTGATGTTTTTAGATATAACATTAAAAACGGAACTGAGCTGGGAGTTTTGGCCAAATCATATATGGACCAAGGGGATTTGGTACCTGATGAAGTAACGATTAAAATGTTACAGGATGAGGTTGAAAAGAATCCTGATGCAAGTGGTTTTATTTTTGATGGATTTCCTAGAACCGTGGCGCAGGCTGAAGCCCTGGACAGGTTTCTTGTATCAAAAGAAATGAAGATTGATGCTACCTTGGCACTTGATGCCGATGATGAAGTATTGATTCAGCGCTTGTTGGAAAGAGGTAAGGTCAGTGGTCGTTCCGATGATCAGGATGAATCTAAAATCAGGAATCGTTTTGAGGAATACAACCAAAAGACAGCACCTTTACAGGTTTACTATGAAGCGCAGGGTAAATATCATGCCGTAAATGGTATAGGTGCCATAGAGGACATTACCCGTCGTCTGGGCAAAGTGATTGAGGAGCTTTAA
- a CDS encoding 5-(carboxyamino)imidazole ribonucleotide synthase translates to MDYFSSEFKLGILGGGQLGKMMLYETRKFDIHTCVMDASKEAPCKIACNEFVIGDLLDFDAVYNFGRKMDVLTIEIENVNTEALEKLESEGIKVYPPTSALRIIQNKAKQKLFYVDNNIPTAPFSRFAYASEIKDSIEHGSLEFPFVWKSAQFGYDGQGVKIIRKIEDLEGLPQGECITEDMIPFKNELAVIVARNVSGDIVTYPVVEMEFHPEANQVEYVICPARIDDKVAQKARKIALEVSNQIKHVGLLAVEMFQTEEDEILVNEVAPRPHNSGHYSIEASYTNQFEQHIRSILDLPLGKTDSKVAGIMVNLVGAENHTGDVVYENMEAILKMDGVTPHIYGKKQTRPYRKMGHVTIVNENIEEARKVAQQVKETIKVISK, encoded by the coding sequence ATGGATTACTTTTCTTCTGAATTTAAATTAGGGATTTTAGGTGGTGGTCAATTAGGTAAAATGATGTTGTACGAAACCCGTAAATTCGACATTCACACCTGCGTAATGGACGCTTCTAAAGAAGCTCCCTGTAAAATTGCCTGTAACGAATTCGTTATTGGGGATTTGTTGGATTTTGATGCGGTCTACAATTTTGGAAGAAAAATGGATGTTCTTACCATTGAAATTGAAAATGTAAATACCGAAGCGCTTGAAAAGCTGGAAAGTGAGGGTATCAAAGTGTACCCACCTACTTCTGCCCTTCGAATAATTCAAAACAAAGCCAAACAGAAGTTGTTTTATGTTGACAACAATATTCCTACAGCACCTTTCTCTAGGTTCGCCTATGCAAGTGAGATAAAGGATAGTATTGAACATGGTAGTTTGGAATTTCCCTTTGTATGGAAAAGTGCTCAATTTGGGTATGACGGGCAAGGGGTTAAAATAATACGGAAAATTGAGGATTTAGAAGGTTTGCCACAAGGCGAATGTATTACCGAGGATATGATTCCATTTAAAAATGAACTGGCCGTAATTGTTGCCCGTAATGTAAGTGGTGATATTGTTACCTATCCTGTTGTTGAAATGGAATTTCATCCTGAGGCCAATCAAGTAGAATACGTTATCTGTCCCGCTAGAATCGATGATAAAGTAGCCCAAAAAGCTAGAAAAATAGCATTGGAAGTATCAAACCAAATAAAACATGTTGGTCTGTTAGCAGTTGAGATGTTCCAAACCGAAGAAGATGAAATTTTGGTAAATGAGGTAGCTCCAAGACCTCACAATAGTGGACATTATAGTATTGAGGCAAGTTATACCAACCAATTTGAACAGCATATTCGTTCCATTTTAGATTTACCGCTAGGAAAAACCGACAGTAAAGTTGCAGGAATCATGGTGAATTTGGTGGGCGCAGAAAATCATACCGGTGATGTGGTCTATGAAAATATGGAGGCAATTTTAAAGATGGACGGTGTTACTCCACACATTTATGGAAAGAAACAAACGAGGCCTTATAGAAAAATGGGACATGTCACCATTGTGAATGAAAACATTGAAGAAGCAAGAAAAGTTGCCCAACAAGTGAAGGAAACGATCAAAGTAATCAGCAAATAA